The Euphorbia lathyris chromosome 3, ddEupLath1.1, whole genome shotgun sequence genome contains a region encoding:
- the LOC136222643 gene encoding glycine-rich RNA-binding protein RZ1A gives MSDEVEYRCFIGGLSWSTSDRGLKDAFDKFGHLLEAKVVVDKFSGRSRGFGFVTFDEKKAMEEAIEEMNGMDLDGRTITVDKAQPQQGSGRDHDGDRDRDRGRDRGRDRDQNRDHGGRRPSGGGGECFKCGKPGHFARECPSEGGGKGGRYGGRDDKYSGGGGGGRYGPDRNGDRFGGGRSRDGGSRGSSGSDKYSRDRSGPYERRGSGGFRS, from the exons ATGTCAGACGAGGTTGAGTACCGTTGTTTTATTGGTGGTCTTTCATGGTCTACTTCTGATAGAGGCCTCAAAGACGCTTTTGATAAGTTTGGTCATCTACTCGAGGCAAAG GTTGTTGTCGATAAGTTCTCTGGACGGTCTCGAGGATTTGGATTTGTCACTTTTGATGAGAAGAAAGCAATGGAGGAAGCTATTGAGGAAATGAATGGAATGGACTTAGATGGGCGAACTATTACTGTTGATAAAGCCCAGCCACAACAAGGTTCTGGCAGAGATCATGATGGTGATCGTGATCGCGACCGTGGGCGTGACCGTGGGCGTGACCGTGATCAGAACCGTGACCATGGAGGCAGACGTCCATCTGGTGGTGGTGGAGAGTGCTTCAAGTGTGGTAAGCCTGGACATTTTGCTAGGGAATGCCCAAGTGAAGGAGGGGGAAAAGGTGGCAGATATGGGGGCAGAGATGACAAGTATAGCGGTGGCGGTGGTGGGGGTCGTTACGGTCCTGATCGAAATGGAGATCGATTTGGTGGGGGGCGTAGCAGGGATGGTGGCAGCCGTGGAAGTTCAGGAAGTGATAAATATAGTCGTGACCGTTCTGGTCCATATGAGCGCCGTGGCTCAGGAGGTTTCCGCTCTTGA